A genomic region of Janthinobacterium lividum contains the following coding sequences:
- a CDS encoding PAS domain S-box protein, whose translation MSEPFDEENGPARLREQAEQLATQQRQPVAPPQSNEDVMRQLHELQVSQIELEMQSAALAELEQLKNEFESSRDRYAQLYEQAPVSYFSLARGGVITRVNVAACGLLQRDKNRLLGRRFEQFVAPQAQGDFRRFLDAVFTNGARQVLEAQLFEGEAGGMSGMVRIEANYDADSATARMVVTDLGDEHARESALRRAFVILDSIREGVLVTDSANRIISVNPAFTTITGYQAEEAIGRDPSFLGGGTHLPHFYEAMWRSLHQDGSWYGELVNRRKNGERFVESLSITPMRSPDGGISHFVGVFSDITERKLAEADLRELHRELDQRVVDRTAELLRANQHLQLEVHQRERAQEALRDAERFFHATIDSLTDRVLVLDRAGRVAHANQACLDFVGQMQKPQNYLEFCELDPRWQRSAGRELAAGIRAVIAGNADTFALEYEFATRAGPRWSQARISRFLGEGPLRVVVAHTDITERKLMDGALRQSHAQLRQLALHLETAKEDERKRISRDIHDELGQNLLALRIDISMLSARTEGSHPRLHRRVGAVLSNVDTTIKSVRGIMNELRPMALDLGLQAAIEWQVGDFRKRSGVACQLLIRDEALFSAIGSQVEIVLFRIVQEALSNVMRHAQASQVEIELSSDACAVYLAISDNGIGITPQQQRKKQCFGLIGIAERVTALGGQFEVGMPASGAGCRLTLQIPLQGTGRPVA comes from the coding sequence ATGAGCGAACCATTCGACGAGGAGAACGGGCCGGCCAGGTTGCGAGAGCAGGCCGAGCAATTGGCGACGCAGCAGCGCCAGCCCGTAGCGCCGCCGCAGTCGAATGAAGACGTGATGCGTCAGTTGCACGAGTTGCAGGTCAGCCAGATCGAGCTGGAAATGCAGAGCGCGGCCCTGGCCGAACTGGAGCAGCTGAAGAATGAATTTGAAAGCAGCCGCGACCGTTATGCGCAGCTGTATGAGCAGGCGCCCGTCAGCTATTTCTCGCTGGCGCGCGGGGGTGTCATCACACGCGTCAACGTAGCGGCCTGCGGCTTGCTGCAGCGCGACAAGAACCGGCTGTTGGGACGGCGTTTCGAGCAATTCGTCGCGCCGCAGGCGCAAGGGGACTTCCGCCGCTTCCTCGATGCGGTCTTTACCAACGGTGCGCGCCAGGTGCTCGAAGCGCAATTGTTCGAAGGCGAAGCGGGTGGCATGAGCGGCATGGTGCGCATCGAGGCAAATTACGATGCGGACAGCGCCACGGCGCGCATGGTGGTGACGGACCTGGGCGACGAGCACGCGCGCGAATCGGCCTTGCGGCGTGCTTTTGTGATACTCGACAGTATCCGCGAAGGCGTGCTGGTGACGGACAGCGCCAACCGCATCATTTCCGTCAATCCTGCTTTCACCACCATTACCGGCTACCAGGCGGAGGAAGCCATCGGCCGCGATCCGTCCTTCCTCGGCGGCGGCACGCATTTGCCGCATTTCTATGAAGCCATGTGGCGCAGCCTGCACCAGGATGGCAGCTGGTATGGCGAACTGGTGAACCGTCGCAAGAATGGCGAGCGCTTCGTCGAGTCGCTGTCGATCACGCCGATGCGCAGCCCGGATGGCGGGATCAGCCATTTCGTCGGCGTGTTTTCCGACATCACCGAGCGCAAGCTGGCCGAAGCGGACTTGCGCGAGCTGCACCGCGAGCTGGACCAGCGGGTGGTCGACCGCACGGCCGAATTGCTGCGGGCCAACCAGCATCTGCAGCTGGAAGTACACCAGCGCGAGCGGGCGCAGGAAGCCTTGCGCGATGCGGAGCGCTTCTTTCACGCCACCATTGATTCATTGACGGACCGCGTGCTGGTGCTGGACCGGGCGGGCCGCGTCGCGCATGCCAACCAGGCGTGCCTGGATTTTGTCGGGCAGATGCAAAAACCGCAGAATTACCTGGAGTTTTGCGAACTGGACCCGCGCTGGCAGCGCAGCGCCGGGCGCGAGCTGGCCGCCGGCATCCGCGCCGTCATTGCCGGCAATGCGGACACGTTTGCGCTCGAGTATGAGTTTGCCACGCGCGCCGGCCCCCGCTGGTCGCAGGCCAGGATCAGCCGCTTTCTCGGCGAAGGGCCGCTGCGCGTGGTGGTGGCGCATACGGACATTACCGAACGCAAGCTGATGGATGGCGCCCTGCGCCAGTCGCATGCGCAGCTGCGCCAGCTGGCGCTGCACCTGGAAACGGCCAAGGAAGACGAGCGCAAGCGCATCTCGCGCGATATCCACGATGAGCTGGGGCAAAACCTGCTGGCGCTGCGCATCGATATTTCCATGCTCAGCGCGCGCACGGAAGGTTCCCATCCGCGCCTGCATCGCCGCGTCGGCGCCGTGCTCAGCAACGTCGACACCACCATCAAGAGCGTGCGCGGCATCATGAACGAGCTGCGCCCGATGGCGCTGGACCTTGGCTTGCAAGCGGCCATCGAGTGGCAGGTGGGCGACTTCCGCAAGCGCAGCGGCGTCGCTTGCCAGCTGCTGATACGCGACGAGGCATTGTTTTCCGCCATCGGCAGCCAGGTCGAGATCGTGCTGTTCCGCATCGTGCAGGAAGCGCTCAGCAACGTCATGCGGCATGCCCAGGCCAGCCAGGTGGAGATCGAACTCAGTTCGGATGCCTGCGCCGTGTACTTGGCCATCAGCGACAACGGCATCGGCATCACGCCGCAGCAACAGCGCAAGAAACAGTGTTTCGGCCTGATCGGCATCGCCGAGCGGGTGACGGCGCTGGGCGGGCAATTCGAGGTCGGCATGCCGGCATCGGGCGCCGGTTGCCGCCTGACCCTGCAGATTCCCTTGCAGGGGACGGGGCGGCCGGTCGCCTGA
- a CDS encoding chemotaxis protein CheB yields MITRKRSKTSLVSLPTVPEAPTIGFPVVAIGASAGGLDPIVAFLTHVPLESGIAYVVIQHLDPTQKALLPELLQRATSIPVTEITHQAALRPNHIYVIPSNADLGLSKGRFLLSEPLQLRGHRLPINAFFENLAAELGELAVGVILSGMGSDGTRGLQAIKQAGGLTLAQHPDTAKFDMMPQSAIAADAVDLVDFSDKMPEKIISYLFRSSFLELPGKEPSGRNSLQEIVALLSEHTGNSFSDYKINTVLRRIERRMSLYQMTSMEEYIPYLRNNPGEIDLLFKELLIGVTNFFRDPKVWEYLKMVVLPQMLAAHPDGRAFKAWIPACSTGEEAYSLAMVFHEVVAGSNPPSKYSLQIFATDLSADAIDRARQGRFPTTISSDVSTERLERFFLQDKTDYLVRKEIRNMIIFAQQNIISDPPFTKLDILCCRNLLIYLNAKLQQRLIPLFHYALNRDGILLLGSADTPGHFSELFAPLTTSTRLYRRLDNLARQRLLTYFPTKVSSATPPTPSDTREVSMPGKIQSHVEQLLLQKYSPAAVLLNQDGDILYINGRTGAFLEPAAGKANWNIHAMAREGLRYELAGLINQALQSDGLVRLKGLVLKDHAGQPQGVDLTAESLHQPEALSGMVFVTFASVPLAATPRRGRSPNPKVLELEQQLIQARNEIQAVRDEMQTSREELKSANEELQSTNEELQSANEELTTSKEEMQSLNEELYTVNAELQSKVDDLSLVNSDMKNLLNSTDIATIFLDSELRIRRFTAPATQIYKLIQTDLRRPLSDIVNDLAYPNLEVDALEVIRSLVFCERQVQTKNGRWYNVRIMPYRTVENVIDGVVVTFINITESKVLEAQLRQIQAGAVADGKAGERAS; encoded by the coding sequence ATGATAACCCGCAAACGCAGCAAAACCAGTCTGGTCAGCCTGCCTACTGTGCCTGAAGCGCCCACCATCGGTTTCCCCGTGGTGGCCATTGGCGCTTCCGCTGGCGGACTCGACCCTATTGTCGCTTTCCTGACCCATGTGCCGCTGGAAAGCGGCATCGCCTATGTGGTGATCCAGCACCTTGATCCCACGCAAAAAGCCCTGTTGCCGGAGCTGCTGCAGCGGGCTACCAGCATACCCGTCACGGAAATCACGCACCAGGCGGCATTGCGGCCCAATCATATCTATGTGATACCGTCGAATGCCGACCTGGGCCTGTCGAAGGGACGTTTCCTGCTCAGCGAACCGCTGCAGCTGCGCGGACACCGCTTGCCCATCAATGCTTTCTTCGAAAACCTGGCGGCCGAGCTGGGCGAACTGGCCGTGGGCGTAATCTTGTCCGGCATGGGCAGCGATGGCACGCGCGGCTTGCAGGCCATCAAGCAGGCGGGCGGCCTGACCCTGGCCCAGCATCCTGATACGGCCAAGTTCGACATGATGCCGCAAAGTGCCATCGCCGCCGACGCGGTGGACCTCGTCGATTTTTCCGACAAGATGCCGGAAAAGATCATCAGTTACCTGTTTCGCAGCAGTTTCCTGGAGTTGCCGGGCAAGGAGCCGAGCGGACGCAATTCCTTGCAGGAAATTGTCGCCTTGCTGTCCGAACATACGGGCAACAGCTTCTCGGACTACAAGATCAATACGGTGCTGCGCCGCATCGAGCGCCGCATGAGCTTGTACCAGATGACATCGATGGAAGAGTACATTCCCTACCTGCGCAACAATCCCGGGGAAATCGACCTGCTGTTCAAGGAATTGCTGATCGGCGTAACGAATTTTTTCCGCGACCCGAAAGTGTGGGAATACCTGAAAATGGTGGTCTTGCCGCAGATGCTGGCCGCCCACCCGGACGGGCGTGCCTTCAAGGCCTGGATTCCTGCCTGTTCCACGGGAGAGGAAGCGTATTCGCTGGCCATGGTGTTCCATGAAGTGGTGGCCGGCAGCAACCCGCCGTCGAAGTACAGCCTGCAGATTTTTGCCACCGACCTGTCGGCCGACGCCATCGACCGCGCGCGCCAGGGCCGCTTTCCGACAACGATCAGCAGCGATGTGTCGACCGAGCGCCTGGAACGGTTTTTCTTGCAGGACAAGACTGATTACCTGGTCAGGAAAGAGATCCGCAACATGATCATCTTTGCCCAGCAAAACATCATTTCGGATCCGCCGTTCACCAAGCTCGATATCCTGTGTTGCCGCAACCTGTTGATCTATCTCAATGCCAAGCTGCAGCAGCGTCTGATTCCCCTGTTCCATTACGCCTTGAACCGCGATGGGATTTTGCTGTTGGGCAGCGCCGACACGCCCGGACATTTTTCCGAGCTGTTCGCGCCGCTGACGACATCGACCCGGCTGTACCGCCGCCTCGACAACCTGGCGCGCCAGCGCTTGCTGACGTACTTTCCCACGAAGGTATCGTCGGCCACTCCTCCTACCCCCAGTGACACGAGAGAAGTCAGCATGCCCGGAAAAATCCAATCCCATGTCGAGCAATTATTGCTCCAGAAATATTCGCCTGCGGCCGTGCTGTTGAACCAGGACGGGGACATCCTGTATATCAACGGGCGCACGGGCGCCTTCCTGGAACCGGCGGCAGGCAAGGCCAACTGGAATATCCACGCGATGGCGCGCGAGGGCTTGCGTTACGAGCTGGCCGGCCTGATCAATCAGGCGCTGCAAAGCGACGGCCTCGTACGCCTGAAGGGCCTGGTGCTCAAGGATCACGCGGGACAGCCGCAGGGCGTGGATCTGACGGCGGAATCCTTGCACCAGCCCGAAGCGTTGAGCGGCATGGTCTTCGTCACGTTTGCCAGCGTGCCGCTGGCCGCCACCCCGCGCCGGGGCCGCTCGCCGAACCCCAAGGTGCTGGAACTGGAGCAGCAGCTGATCCAGGCGCGCAATGAAATCCAGGCCGTGCGCGATGAAATGCAGACCTCGCGCGAAGAACTCAAGTCGGCCAACGAGGAATTGCAATCGACCAATGAAGAGTTGCAATCGGCGAACGAAGAGCTGACCACCTCGAAGGAAGAAATGCAGTCGTTGAACGAAGAACTGTACACGGTCAATGCGGAGCTGCAATCGAAGGTCGACGATTTGTCGCTGGTCAACAGCGACATGAAAAACCTGCTCAATAGTACCGATATCGCCACCATTTTCCTCGACAGCGAGCTGCGCATCCGCCGCTTCACGGCGCCGGCCACGCAAATCTACAAGCTGATCCAGACGGACCTGCGCCGTCCGCTCAGCGACATCGTCAACGACCTCGCCTACCCGAACCTGGAAGTGGACGCGCTGGAGGTCATCCGCAGCCTGGTGTTTTGCGAGCGGCAGGTGCAGACCAAGAACGGGCGCTGGTACAACGTGCGCATCATGCCGTACCGCACGGTGGAAAATGTCATTGATGGCGTGGTCGTGACCTTTATTAACATTACCGAGTCAAAGGTACTGGAAGCCCAGCTGCGCCAGATCCAGGCCGGCGCCGTGGCAGACGGGAAAGCAGGAGAGCGCGCGTCATGA
- a CDS encoding efflux transporter outer membrane subunit, whose amino-acid sequence MKQVKPIVSTVPARHLLALAAAVLLAGCAVSPAYETPTAVAPQTFKEAAGWQPAVPADTLERGPWWTLFGDAQLNQLADSIDISNQNVAAAIASYEQARALVREQRASLFPTVNLTGSGARSGGGGEQQTNNNFKAAIGASWEPDIWGRLRAGVSGADASAAASAADLAAARLSAQGELATNYFSLRQSDAQIALLNSTIDGYKRVLEITGNRFNSGIAAKSDLLQAQTQLANAQIDLSSQTRARAQLEHAIAILLGRAPSDFSLAVAPWTLTVPDVPLGVPSTLLQRRPDIAAAERRVAVANEQIGIARSAYYPSLNLTGSYGSGASKVGDLFNASSSLWSLGVSAAQTLFNAGATTASVDAAKAGHEAAVARYRQTVLSAFGAVEDQLSATRALAEQLALRQQASSAADQVEQQMLNRYNAGQVGYTDVVTAQVTALSARRSLVQAQADRQTTAVALIQSLGGGWHVPQAQ is encoded by the coding sequence ATGAAGCAAGTAAAACCTATCGTATCGACCGTTCCCGCGCGCCACCTGCTGGCGCTGGCCGCTGCTGTCCTGCTGGCCGGCTGCGCCGTCAGCCCCGCGTATGAAACGCCGACGGCCGTTGCGCCGCAAACGTTCAAGGAGGCGGCCGGCTGGCAGCCAGCCGTGCCGGCCGACACGCTGGAACGGGGGCCGTGGTGGACCCTGTTCGGCGATGCGCAGCTGAACCAGCTGGCCGACAGCATTGACATATCGAACCAGAACGTGGCCGCCGCCATCGCCTCCTACGAGCAGGCGCGCGCGCTGGTGCGCGAACAGCGCGCCTCGCTGTTCCCCACCGTGAACCTGACGGGCAGCGGCGCCCGTTCCGGCGGCGGGGGCGAGCAGCAGACGAACAACAACTTCAAGGCCGCCATCGGCGCCTCGTGGGAACCGGATATCTGGGGCCGCCTGCGCGCGGGCGTATCGGGGGCGGACGCCAGTGCCGCGGCCAGCGCGGCGGACCTGGCCGCCGCCCGCCTGTCGGCGCAGGGCGAGCTGGCCACCAATTATTTTTCGCTGCGCCAGAGCGATGCGCAGATCGCGCTGCTCAATTCCACCATCGACGGCTACAAGCGCGTGCTCGAGATTACCGGCAACCGCTTCAATTCCGGCATCGCCGCCAAGTCCGACCTGCTGCAGGCGCAGACGCAGCTGGCCAATGCGCAGATCGACCTGTCCAGCCAGACGCGCGCGCGCGCCCAGCTCGAACACGCGATCGCCATCCTTTTGGGCCGCGCGCCATCCGACTTCAGCCTGGCCGTGGCGCCGTGGACCCTGACCGTGCCGGACGTGCCGCTGGGCGTGCCATCGACCCTGCTGCAGCGCCGTCCCGACATCGCCGCCGCCGAGCGCAGGGTGGCCGTGGCCAACGAGCAGATCGGCATCGCCCGTTCCGCGTATTACCCGAGCCTGAACCTGACGGGTTCCTACGGTTCCGGCGCCAGCAAGGTGGGCGACCTGTTCAATGCATCGTCGAGCCTGTGGTCGCTGGGCGTGTCGGCCGCGCAAACCCTGTTCAACGCGGGCGCCACGACGGCCAGCGTGGACGCGGCCAAGGCGGGGCATGAGGCGGCCGTGGCGCGCTACCGCCAGACGGTGCTGTCCGCCTTTGGCGCCGTGGAAGACCAGTTGTCGGCCACGCGCGCGCTGGCCGAGCAGCTGGCCTTGCGCCAGCAGGCGTCATCGGCGGCCGACCAGGTCGAGCAGCAGATGCTGAACCGCTACAACGCGGGCCAGGTCGGCTATACGGACGTGGTGACGGCGCAAGTGACGGCCCTGTCGGCGCGCCGTTCGCTGGTGCAGGCGCAGGCGGACCGCCAGACGACGGCCGTGGCCCTGATCCAGTCGCTGGGCGGCGGCTGGCATGTGCCGCAGGCGCAGTAG